From Streptomyces sp. TLI_053, a single genomic window includes:
- a CDS encoding DUF397 domain-containing protein produces the protein MASQTWQKSSYSAANDNCVEVRAVSGLVELRESDDGELILRTAPDTFATLLRTIKASELDHHA, from the coding sequence ATGGCTAGCCAGACCTGGCAAAAGTCCAGCTACTCCGCAGCAAACGACAACTGTGTCGAAGTACGTGCTGTGAGTGGGCTGGTCGAACTCCGGGAGTCCGATGACGGCGAACTCATACTCCGCACCGCCCCCGACACCTTCGCCACCCTCCTCCGCACCATCAAGGCCAGCGAACTCGACCACCACGCCTGA
- a CDS encoding helix-turn-helix transcriptional regulator: MALRSNPTLRQRRLGTELRRMREQAGFGGSQLARDLGINPAHVTQMEAGKTGISVERLRTVAALCMCVNQPLIDALAEIITARGKNGWWEEYRGELATDFLDVAELESDARRLVTYTTTFIPGLLQTTAYASALFSQTYPPLPPHEVELRTSFRMRRQLMVKSGATPFCAFIHEAALRMQFSGPRDLAEQLEALLAESELPNVSLRIVPFGVDSVPSPSENFTYAEGPVVDLDAAQMDTGHGGQLFDAPAHLARFRALIAQMGSTALSEERSRDLIQSIMKESERKHG; the protein is encoded by the coding sequence ATGGCCCTTCGCTCCAACCCAACTCTCCGTCAACGCAGGCTCGGCACAGAACTGCGGCGGATGCGGGAGCAGGCCGGCTTTGGAGGCAGCCAGCTCGCTCGCGACCTTGGCATCAACCCCGCTCACGTGACGCAGATGGAAGCAGGGAAGACCGGCATCAGTGTCGAGCGACTGCGCACCGTCGCCGCACTGTGCATGTGTGTCAATCAACCGTTGATCGACGCTCTCGCTGAAATCATCACAGCGCGAGGGAAGAATGGGTGGTGGGAGGAGTATCGCGGAGAGCTCGCCACAGACTTCCTGGACGTAGCGGAGCTGGAATCTGATGCGCGGAGACTCGTCACCTACACAACAACCTTCATTCCTGGGCTGCTTCAGACGACTGCCTATGCCTCAGCCCTGTTCTCCCAGACATACCCACCCCTGCCTCCCCACGAGGTCGAACTCAGAACGTCCTTCCGCATGAGAAGGCAGCTCATGGTGAAATCCGGTGCCACGCCGTTCTGCGCTTTCATACACGAAGCAGCCCTTCGCATGCAGTTCAGTGGGCCGAGGGACCTCGCCGAACAGCTCGAAGCACTTCTTGCCGAATCAGAGCTCCCGAATGTCTCGCTCCGCATCGTTCCGTTCGGAGTCGATTCCGTCCCGAGCCCGAGCGAGAATTTCACCTATGCGGAGGGACCCGTCGTCGATTTGGACGCTGCACAGATGGACACAGGCCATGGCGGTCAGCTCTTCGACGCACCCGCACACCTGGCGAGATTCCGTGCGCTCATCGCGCAGATGGGATCCACAGCGTTGTCCGAGGAAAGGTCGCGAGACCTAATCCAGTCCATCATGAAGGAAAGTGAACGCAAGCATGGCTAG